Proteins encoded within one genomic window of Ottowia sp. SB7-C50:
- a CDS encoding serine endopeptidase, translated as MSKALRWSEKWFQRGLWLVAIVFAGFLIGLGSTIVGDLPKVEAVRTLDDFMPPGVAEAARATVTAGERRAREVGDALEQARLKLQVAQSDVATQRQGFANWIATRRATERAEQDPEVIARTKALDDVQARERSARAEVERQQQALLDAQQSAERARRQLADLGQAAQGAYTQALRAQELRVFGYRLALTLPLLGVAGWLFRRHRQSRWWPFVWGFIFFALFAFFVELVPYLPSYGGYVRYIVGIVLTLLVGRWAIVALQNYLERQRAVEAQPDVQRRAELGYDTALARMAKGVCPGCERTVDLKNPEIDFCPHCGIGLFDRCGHCSTRKNAFARYCHACGAGAGA; from the coding sequence ATGAGCAAGGCACTTCGGTGGTCCGAGAAATGGTTTCAGCGCGGCCTGTGGCTGGTCGCCATCGTGTTCGCGGGCTTTCTGATCGGCCTGGGCAGCACCATCGTGGGCGACTTGCCCAAGGTGGAGGCGGTGCGCACGCTGGACGACTTCATGCCGCCGGGCGTGGCCGAGGCCGCGCGCGCCACCGTGACCGCCGGCGAACGCCGCGCGCGCGAGGTGGGTGACGCGCTGGAGCAGGCGCGCCTGAAGCTGCAGGTGGCGCAGTCCGACGTGGCCACGCAGCGCCAGGGCTTCGCCAACTGGATCGCCACCCGCCGCGCCACCGAGCGCGCCGAGCAGGACCCGGAAGTCATTGCCCGCACCAAGGCGCTGGACGACGTGCAGGCGCGCGAACGCAGCGCCCGCGCCGAGGTCGAGCGCCAGCAGCAGGCGCTGCTGGACGCGCAGCAATCGGCCGAGCGCGCGCGCCGCCAGCTGGCCGACCTGGGGCAGGCCGCGCAAGGCGCCTACACGCAGGCGCTGCGCGCGCAGGAACTGCGCGTGTTCGGCTACCGCCTGGCGCTGACGCTGCCGTTGCTGGGCGTGGCGGGCTGGCTCTTCAGGCGCCACCGGCAAAGCCGCTGGTGGCCGTTCGTGTGGGGCTTCATTTTCTTCGCGCTGTTTGCCTTCTTCGTCGAGCTGGTGCCGTATCTGCCCAGTTATGGCGGCTACGTCCGCTATATCGTCGGCATCGTGCTGACGCTGCTGGTCGGGCGCTGGGCCATCGTGGCGCTGCAGAATTATCTGGAACGCCAGCGCGCCGTCGAGGCGCAGCCCGACGTGCAGCGCCGCGCCGAGCTGGGCTACGACACCGCGCTGGCGCGCATGGCCAAGGGCGTGTGCCCGGGCTGCGAGCGCACCGTGGACCTGAAAAACCCCGAGATCGACTTCTGCCCGCACTGCGGCATCGGCCTGTTCGACCGCTGCGGCCACTGCAGCACGCGCAAGAACGCGTTTGCGCGCTATTGCCATGCGTGCGGGGCGGGGGCAGGGGCGTAG
- a CDS encoding MBL fold metallo-hydrolase, producing the protein MHSFGATATGARLERMRASPRWDGAGFRNLYPVLPGLRDANVPMPRMTQMLRAGPGEQPAAPLPAHDPRGAWARRPDTGLRATWLGHSTVLIEIDGARVLTDPVWGTRASPFRLMGPRRFQPVPVRLQDMPLVDAVLISHDHYDHLDYPTIRALAKGSAVPFITSLGVGAHLQAWGVAPERITELDWWESAAVPGTGVRVTAAPSQHFSGRSLKVRNPTLWSSLVIEGDRHRVFFSGDTGLTGEYADIAARLGPFDLTMLEIGAFYPAWGDMHLGPRNALKAQALLGSGALLPVHWGTFRLAPQPWDEPIETLVREARPAGVPLVLPPLGEAVEPTQQRPWSPWWRGTARAPEPSDRPIPDEESTAPERLRGTAWPLD; encoded by the coding sequence ATGCATTCCTTCGGAGCCACGGCCACCGGCGCACGCCTGGAGCGCATGCGCGCTTCCCCGCGCTGGGACGGCGCCGGTTTTCGCAACCTGTACCCGGTGCTGCCCGGCCTGCGCGACGCCAACGTGCCCATGCCGCGCATGACGCAGATGCTGCGCGCCGGCCCCGGCGAACAGCCCGCCGCGCCGCTGCCCGCGCACGACCCGCGCGGCGCCTGGGCGCGCCGGCCCGACACCGGCCTGCGCGCCACCTGGCTCGGCCATTCGACGGTGCTGATCGAGATCGACGGTGCGCGCGTGCTGACCGACCCGGTGTGGGGCACGCGCGCCTCGCCCTTCCGGCTGATGGGGCCGCGCCGCTTTCAACCCGTGCCGGTGCGCCTGCAGGACATGCCGCTGGTCGACGCGGTGCTGATCTCGCACGACCACTACGATCACCTGGACTACCCCACCATCCGGGCGCTGGCCAAGGGCAGCGCCGTGCCCTTCATCACGTCGCTGGGCGTGGGCGCGCACCTGCAGGCCTGGGGCGTGGCGCCCGAGCGCATCACCGAACTGGACTGGTGGGAATCGGCCGCCGTGCCGGGCACGGGCGTGCGCGTGACGGCCGCGCCGTCACAGCATTTTTCGGGCCGCAGCCTGAAGGTGCGCAACCCGACGCTGTGGTCGTCGCTGGTGATCGAAGGCGACCGCCACCGCGTGTTCTTCAGCGGCGACACCGGGTTGACCGGCGAATACGCCGACATCGCGGCGCGCCTGGGCCCGTTCGACCTGACGATGCTGGAAATCGGCGCCTTCTACCCGGCCTGGGGCGACATGCACCTGGGCCCGCGCAACGCGCTCAAGGCGCAGGCCCTGCTGGGCAGCGGCGCGCTGCTGCCGGTGCACTGGGGCACCTTCCGCCTGGCGCCACAGCCGTGGGACGAGCCGATCGAAACCCTGGTGCGCGAAGCCCGCCCCGCCGGCGTGCCGCTGGTGTTGCCGCCACTGGGTGAAGCGGTGGAGCCGACACAGCAGCGCCCCTGGTCGCCGTGGTGGCGCGGCACGGCGCGCGCGCCCGAGCCGTCCGACCGACCGATCCCCGACGAAGAATCAACCGCACCCGAGCGGCTGCGCGGCACGGCCTGGCCGCTGGATTGA
- a CDS encoding DUF2145 domain-containing protein, with translation MNHSRLTFTTLLIAAGALLACAGAANAGQRCDAAPPTPQAIARGLDLAQRTADTLDAEHQRHGTRVVLLARAGQDLTRYGQHFSHVGWAYKTAQGPWRVVHKLNECGADQSIITRQGLGEFFLDDLWRHEAAWVPPAPDLQDALWKLLQDNRRVPVLHQRRYSMVSYAWGTRYQQSNQWAIETLALAAEPQVQRREQAQAWLRLKDYRPATLRIGALTRLGGRMTAGNIAFDDHPNAQRFADRIETVTADSVLDWLARLPAAGGVQRVEVSAP, from the coding sequence ATGAATCACTCGAGACTGACATTCACTACACTATTGATAGCTGCTGGCGCGCTTCTGGCTTGCGCTGGGGCCGCCAATGCCGGCCAACGCTGCGACGCCGCCCCGCCCACGCCGCAGGCCATCGCGCGCGGGCTGGATCTGGCCCAGCGCACCGCTGACACGCTGGACGCCGAACACCAGCGGCACGGCACGCGCGTGGTGCTGCTGGCGCGCGCCGGGCAGGACCTGACCCGGTACGGACAGCACTTCTCGCACGTCGGCTGGGCCTACAAGACGGCGCAAGGCCCGTGGCGCGTGGTGCACAAGCTGAATGAATGCGGCGCCGACCAGTCGATCATCACGCGCCAGGGTCTGGGCGAATTCTTTCTGGACGACCTGTGGCGCCATGAAGCGGCGTGGGTGCCGCCCGCGCCTGACCTGCAGGACGCGCTATGGAAATTGCTGCAGGACAACCGTCGCGTGCCGGTGCTGCACCAGCGCCGCTACAGCATGGTCAGCTACGCCTGGGGCACGCGCTACCAGCAAAGCAACCAGTGGGCCATCGAAACACTGGCGCTGGCGGCCGAGCCGCAAGTGCAGCGGCGCGAGCAGGCGCAGGCCTGGCTCAGGCTGAAGGACTATCGCCCCGCCACGCTGCGCATCGGCGCGCTCACCCGGCTGGGCGGGCGCATGACGGCGGGCAACATCGCGTTTGACGACCACCCCAACGCCCAGCGCTTTGCCGACCGCATCGAGACGGTGACGGCCGATTCGGTGCTGGACTGGCTGGCGCGCCTGCCGGCGGCCGGTGGCGTACAGCGCGTCGAAGTCTCTGCGCCATGA
- a CDS encoding mechanosensitive ion channel family protein: MPLARHALAARLWLGLLLACVIGAAPAQAQDGVTELLATLKARASAPASAASDAGTPPADPRLVQRATRETQKDDERILADITARLSRNRAFAHVRAAVQAGVAELDGHVADNDARQLATKVVSAIDGVVAVENQLTLKTDFGARLGETANIAKERALRTLALVPLLLMAAAVVWLANLLGRWLANHLHIVRLDSRNPYLGTLVRRAIRTGFVLAGLLVALDLLEATALVTAVLGSAGVVGIVLGFAFRDMAENYLSGIMLSLRRPFEPGDHVRVDSFEGKVVSLSTRNTVLMTLDGNELRLPNATVFKAVLLNFTHNPNRRLAFQLGVGYGEDLRRAQDLGVTTMAAMQGVLADPGPSASIDRVGDSAVTINYYAWVDQRQTDFVKARSEAIRLVKTALEDAGMDLPEPIYRVQLTAPEGGAPTDTAALPAAPAPALAPPPAAPAPVDPQALARTQADVSPNTELDAQIAQERARNAARDMLQSPGSKPD, translated from the coding sequence ATGCCCCTCGCCCGCCACGCCCTGGCCGCACGGCTGTGGCTGGGCCTGCTGCTGGCCTGCGTCATCGGCGCGGCGCCCGCGCAGGCGCAGGACGGCGTCACCGAACTGCTGGCCACGCTGAAGGCCCGCGCCAGCGCGCCGGCCTCGGCCGCATCGGACGCCGGCACGCCGCCGGCCGACCCCAGGCTGGTGCAGCGCGCCACGCGCGAAACGCAGAAGGACGACGAGCGCATCCTGGCCGACATCACGGCGCGGCTGTCGCGCAACCGCGCCTTCGCCCACGTGCGCGCCGCCGTGCAGGCCGGCGTGGCCGAACTCGACGGCCACGTGGCCGACAACGATGCGCGCCAGCTGGCGACCAAGGTGGTCAGCGCCATCGACGGCGTGGTGGCGGTCGAGAACCAGCTGACGCTGAAGACCGACTTCGGCGCCCGCCTGGGCGAGACCGCCAACATCGCCAAGGAACGCGCGCTGCGTACCCTGGCCCTGGTGCCCCTGCTGCTGATGGCCGCCGCAGTGGTATGGCTGGCCAATCTGCTGGGCCGCTGGCTGGCCAACCACCTGCACATCGTGCGGCTGGACAGCCGCAACCCCTACCTGGGCACGCTGGTGCGCCGCGCCATCCGCACCGGCTTCGTGCTGGCCGGGCTGCTGGTGGCGCTCGATCTGCTGGAAGCCACGGCCCTGGTCACCGCCGTGCTCGGCTCGGCCGGCGTGGTCGGCATCGTGCTGGGCTTTGCCTTTCGCGACATGGCCGAGAACTACCTGTCCGGCATCATGCTCAGCCTGCGCCGGCCGTTCGAGCCGGGCGACCACGTTCGCGTCGATTCGTTCGAAGGCAAGGTGGTGTCGCTGTCCACCCGCAACACGGTGCTGATGACGCTGGACGGCAACGAGCTGCGCCTGCCCAACGCCACGGTGTTCAAGGCGGTGCTGCTCAACTTCACGCACAACCCCAACCGTCGCCTCGCGTTCCAGCTGGGCGTCGGCTACGGCGAAGACCTGCGCCGCGCGCAGGACCTGGGCGTGACCACCATGGCCGCCATGCAGGGCGTGCTGGCCGACCCCGGCCCCAGCGCGTCGATCGACCGCGTGGGCGACTCGGCCGTCACCATCAACTACTACGCCTGGGTCGACCAGCGCCAGACCGATTTCGTCAAGGCGCGCAGCGAGGCGATCCGCCTGGTCAAGACCGCGCTGGAAGACGCCGGCATGGACCTGCCCGAGCCGATCTACCGCGTGCAGCTGACGGCGCCCGAAGGCGGCGCGCCCACCGACACGGCCGCCCTGCCGGCGGCGCCGGCCCCTGCGCTGGCGCCACCGCCCGCCGCGCCCGCGCCGGTCGACCCGCAGGCGCTGGCCCGCACCCAGGCCGACGTGTCGCCCAACACCGAACTGGACGCCCAGATCGCCCAGGAGCGCGCCCGCAACGCCGCGCGCGACATGCTGCAGTCGCCCGGCAGCAAGCCGGACTGA
- a CDS encoding DUF2218 domain-containing protein, which yields MISTATITTVEPARIILRLCKHWGHKFPVSHDDTQGRIELPMGLCLLTAGPGQLTARLEGVPDADMARFEQVVAEHAQRMARGETYTWDWQRTAP from the coding sequence ATGATTTCCACCGCCACCATCACCACCGTCGAGCCGGCTCGCATCATCCTGCGGCTGTGCAAGCACTGGGGCCACAAGTTTCCGGTGAGCCATGACGACACGCAGGGCCGCATCGAATTGCCGATGGGCCTGTGCCTGCTCACGGCCGGCCCGGGACAGCTCACCGCGCGGCTGGAGGGCGTGCCCGACGCCGACATGGCCCGCTTCGAGCAGGTCGTGGCCGAACACGCGCAGCGCATGGCGCGCGGCGAAACCTACACCTGGGACTGGCAGCGTACGGCGCCGTGA
- a CDS encoding D-alanyl-D-alanine carboxypeptidase/D-alanyl-D-alanine-endopeptidase, which translates to MAPGAPLLLSHNEKLAFTLASTTKVITTLASLQTLPTSFRWRTRAWLTGAPADGKLAGDLVLVGGGDATLDSQRLTDWFKRLHKQGLTQVQGHIVLDQSLFRLIEKDHANTPVPEAGNPHHALPDAFVLDDSRFRVTLRAGEGGALAATFDPPLGGVEVVNQTSGSRACTAQARFEPAPAADAARPPAKAAPAPAVVPVVASAPASAADPEAAASAPAAAARAPAAPPVAPVGRVVVSGQWSPRCTAALTMEAAPGRALTAALVAGAWAASGGQLDGRVLHRDGATPTVRGARRARTPASPYPGKPWATLDSPPLPELVRAINKDSNNLMARNLLLSMAPGFSPTTSTLQLAKQRLGAWFKKLGLAQDAPNVDNGSGLAHSERGSVLSMVQLLQAAWNDPKTQKIFVASLPVAGADGTLAGRFKGSPAQRNAFLKTGTLTGVRSLAGYVRARSGRMVAVAVVVNSERATAGVPALDGFIEWVWKNG; encoded by the coding sequence CTGGCGCCCGGCGCGCCGCTGCTGCTGTCGCACAACGAGAAGCTGGCTTTCACGCTGGCCTCCACCACCAAGGTCATCACCACCCTGGCCAGCCTGCAGACGCTGCCCACCAGCTTTCGCTGGCGCACCCGCGCGTGGCTGACCGGCGCGCCGGCCGACGGCAAGCTGGCGGGCGACCTGGTGCTGGTCGGCGGCGGCGACGCCACGCTCGACAGCCAGCGCCTCACCGACTGGTTCAAGCGCCTGCACAAGCAAGGGCTGACGCAGGTGCAGGGCCACATCGTGCTGGACCAGAGCCTGTTCCGACTGATCGAGAAAGACCACGCCAACACCCCCGTGCCCGAAGCCGGCAACCCGCACCACGCCCTGCCCGACGCCTTCGTGCTGGACGACAGCCGCTTTCGCGTGACCTTGCGCGCGGGCGAAGGCGGCGCGCTGGCCGCCACGTTCGATCCGCCGCTCGGCGGGGTCGAGGTGGTCAACCAGACCAGCGGCAGCCGCGCGTGCACGGCGCAGGCGCGCTTCGAGCCGGCGCCGGCGGCCGACGCGGCGCGCCCGCCCGCCAAAGCCGCCCCGGCCCCTGCGGTGGTGCCGGTCGTCGCCTCGGCGCCGGCCAGCGCGGCCGACCCCGAAGCCGCCGCGTCGGCGCCCGCCGCCGCCGCCCGCGCGCCGGCCGCGCCGCCCGTCGCCCCGGTGGGGCGCGTGGTGGTCAGCGGCCAGTGGTCGCCGCGCTGCACCGCCGCGTTGACGATGGAAGCCGCACCCGGCCGCGCGCTGACGGCGGCGCTGGTGGCCGGCGCGTGGGCCGCGTCGGGCGGCCAGCTGGACGGCCGCGTGCTGCACCGCGACGGCGCCACGCCCACCGTGCGCGGCGCCCGGCGCGCCCGCACGCCCGCCAGTCCCTACCCCGGCAAGCCCTGGGCCACGCTGGATTCGCCGCCGCTGCCCGAGCTGGTGCGCGCCATCAACAAGGACAGCAACAACCTGATGGCGCGCAACCTGCTGCTGTCGATGGCGCCCGGCTTTTCGCCCACCACGTCGACGCTGCAGCTGGCCAAACAGCGCCTGGGCGCCTGGTTCAAGAAGCTGGGCCTGGCGCAGGACGCGCCCAATGTCGACAACGGCTCGGGCCTGGCGCACAGCGAACGCGGCAGCGTGCTGAGCATGGTGCAGCTGCTGCAGGCGGCGTGGAACGACCCCAAGACGCAGAAGATCTTCGTGGCCTCGCTGCCCGTGGCCGGCGCCGACGGCACGCTGGCCGGGCGCTTCAAGGGGTCGCCCGCGCAGCGCAACGCCTTCCTCAAGACCGGCACGCTGACTGGCGTGCGCTCGCTGGCGGGCTACGTGCGCGCGCGCTCGGGCCGCATGGTGGCGGTGGCCGTGGTGGTCAACAGCGAGCGCGCCACCGCTGGCGTGCCAGCGCTGGACGGCTTCATCGAGTGGGTCTGGAAGAACGGCTGA
- the tgt gene encoding tRNA guanosine(34) transglycosylase Tgt, translating to MLRFDLLGTDPASHARRGRLTLNHGVVETPIFMPVGTYGTVKGVMPRSLHEMGAQIILGNTFHLWMRPGLDVVQQFSGLHAFEQWHKPILTDSGGFQVWSLGEMRKISEEGVKFASPVNGDKLFLTPEISMQIQTTLNSDIVMQFDECTPYETKGHITTEREARASMELSLRWAKRCQAEFARLENPNALFGIVQGGMFEHLRDESLQQLVEMDFPGYAVGGVSVGEPKEDMLRITAHTPHRLPAHKPRYLMGVGTPEDLVYGVQQGVDMFDCVMPTRNARNGHYFTRFGDLKIRNARHKTDPRPIDETCTCYACAGSSGVSYADGGREGFSRAYLHHLERCGEMLAPMLATVHNLHYYLRLMQEVRDALDAGRLADFAQRFAADRARGV from the coding sequence ATGCTCCGCTTCGACCTGCTGGGCACCGACCCCGCCAGCCACGCGCGGCGCGGGCGGCTCACGCTCAACCACGGCGTGGTCGAAACGCCGATCTTCATGCCCGTGGGCACCTACGGCACCGTCAAGGGCGTGATGCCGCGCAGCCTGCACGAAATGGGCGCGCAGATCATCCTGGGCAACACCTTCCATCTGTGGATGCGGCCCGGGCTGGACGTGGTGCAGCAGTTCAGCGGCCTGCACGCGTTTGAGCAATGGCACAAGCCGATCCTGACCGACTCGGGCGGCTTCCAGGTCTGGTCATTGGGCGAGATGCGCAAGATCAGCGAGGAAGGTGTGAAGTTCGCCAGCCCCGTCAACGGCGACAAGCTGTTTCTCACGCCCGAGATCAGCATGCAGATCCAGACCACGCTGAACAGCGACATCGTCATGCAGTTTGACGAATGCACGCCGTACGAAACCAAGGGCCACATCACCACCGAACGCGAAGCGCGCGCGTCGATGGAACTGAGCCTGCGCTGGGCCAAACGCTGCCAGGCCGAGTTTGCGCGGCTGGAGAACCCCAACGCGCTGTTCGGCATCGTGCAGGGCGGCATGTTTGAGCACCTGCGCGATGAATCGCTGCAGCAGCTGGTCGAGATGGACTTCCCCGGCTACGCCGTGGGCGGCGTGAGCGTGGGCGAGCCCAAGGAAGACATGCTGCGCATCACCGCGCATACACCGCACCGCCTGCCCGCGCACAAGCCGCGCTACCTGATGGGCGTCGGCACGCCCGAAGACCTGGTCTACGGCGTACAGCAGGGCGTCGACATGTTCGACTGCGTGATGCCCACGCGCAACGCGCGCAACGGCCACTACTTCACGCGCTTTGGCGACCTGAAGATCCGCAACGCGCGCCACAAGACCGACCCGCGCCCCATCGACGAAACCTGCACCTGCTACGCCTGCGCCGGCAGCTCGGGCGTGTCGTATGCCGATGGCGGGCGCGAGGGCTTCAGCCGCGCCTATCTGCACCACCTGGAACGCTGCGGCGAAATGCTGGCGCCCATGCTGGCCACGGTGCACAACCTGCATTACTACCTGCGGCTGATGCAGGAGGTGCGCGACGCGCTCGACGCTGGCCGGCTGGCCGACTTCGCCCAGCGCTTCGCCGCCGACCGCGCACGCGGCGTGTAG
- a CDS encoding methyltransferase domain-containing protein: MQNYTNPNDAFTLELQRINSLMTMGDLPQAAQALNRAQLQRPGDARIYLLGIQLAEKAGNAAGALQAAERAVKAAPDWPVSLMEAAALLLRQGRFNDALPLARRAMAISPDDLNVVRRAVLVALKSGNAEAATAWLHRLVALAPHERAFRDLFAKQLLANRDAAQAKAVYDALVEEQPEDVMARSGRIQAALVLGDLAVAESDAQMLLAQQPDNPDYAYWLALAQGKTPHTQPDSLVKERFDNFADHFDVTLWRQLEYRVPQLVAEFLLKTHPDRRFNVLDLGCGTGLVGVCLGPLNGFIIGVDLSEEMIRKAAQHGIYERFHSVNVLDALRETPADHYEAITCCDVLVYVGDLSEVIPNALRILKPGGHFLFSCEAAEEDEADVLLRATGRYAHKASAVQRWCEQAGFESVQIEHLPKLRMEDGVPLPGFLVIARKPVAA; the protein is encoded by the coding sequence ATGCAGAACTACACAAACCCCAACGACGCCTTTACCCTTGAATTGCAGCGCATCAACAGTCTGATGACCATGGGGGACTTGCCTCAGGCGGCGCAGGCGTTGAATCGGGCGCAGTTGCAGCGTCCGGGCGATGCACGGATTTATTTACTGGGTATACAGCTCGCGGAAAAAGCCGGCAATGCAGCGGGCGCCTTGCAGGCTGCCGAACGGGCTGTCAAGGCCGCTCCGGACTGGCCCGTGTCCCTGATGGAAGCGGCTGCTTTGTTGCTGCGGCAAGGTCGCTTCAACGACGCCCTTCCGCTGGCGCGGCGCGCCATGGCCATTTCGCCGGACGACCTGAATGTGGTGCGCCGAGCTGTGCTCGTGGCGCTGAAATCAGGCAACGCGGAAGCGGCGACTGCATGGCTGCACAGGCTTGTCGCGCTGGCGCCGCACGAGCGTGCCTTTCGCGATCTTTTCGCCAAGCAGTTGCTGGCCAATCGTGATGCCGCCCAGGCCAAGGCCGTGTATGACGCGTTAGTCGAGGAGCAACCTGAAGATGTGATGGCACGTTCAGGCCGCATTCAGGCGGCGCTGGTGCTGGGCGACCTGGCGGTCGCCGAGAGCGACGCGCAGATGTTGCTGGCGCAACAGCCCGACAACCCTGATTACGCCTACTGGCTGGCGCTGGCGCAAGGTAAGACACCACACACCCAACCGGACAGTCTGGTAAAGGAGCGTTTCGACAACTTCGCCGATCACTTTGACGTGACGCTCTGGCGTCAGCTGGAATATCGCGTGCCGCAGTTGGTCGCGGAATTTCTGCTCAAGACGCACCCGGACCGGCGCTTCAACGTGCTTGATCTGGGGTGTGGGACAGGTTTGGTGGGAGTTTGCCTAGGACCGCTCAACGGATTCATCATCGGCGTCGATCTGTCCGAAGAGATGATCCGGAAAGCGGCGCAGCATGGCATTTACGAACGTTTTCACAGCGTCAACGTGCTCGATGCTCTGAGGGAAACGCCGGCCGACCACTACGAAGCCATTACCTGCTGTGACGTACTGGTGTACGTGGGTGATCTCTCAGAAGTTATCCCGAATGCGTTGCGCATCCTCAAGCCCGGCGGCCATTTCCTCTTCTCCTGCGAAGCCGCGGAAGAGGATGAAGCGGACGTCTTGTTACGTGCCACCGGCCGTTACGCGCACAAGGCGTCGGCGGTGCAGCGTTGGTGCGAGCAAGCGGGCTTTGAAAGCGTACAAATCGAGCACCTGCCCAAGCTGCGTATGGAAGATGGCGTTCCCCTTCCCGGCTTCCTGGTCATCGCGCGCAAGCCGGTCGCCGCCTGA